A genome region from Anopheles stephensi strain Indian chromosome 2, UCI_ANSTEP_V1.0, whole genome shotgun sequence includes the following:
- the LOC118502353 gene encoding structural maintenance of chromosomes protein 6 isoform X2, which translates to MHETRKRTHLPNDSAINSSQQAKRHRTDDGNNNNSRTATEGNTIAGTQTEQPEMVRNGKVLKIVLKNFMCHRHLAVEFNKRANLLVGKNGSGKSAILAALTIGLGCNAGQTNRCNSLKDLIKHGESQAVIEIHLENTCFDAYERERYGRRIICERTIQASGAGAYKLKNEHGHVVTTSRAELLKVLLAFNIQVDNPICVLNQDLARSLLKDSDESKQYTFFSKATQIDSIKQKLNDCATIAKQARNVLSVKEKSLKYLSDEIELLEEKQANLESAGRLGELMGELQAHLAWRVAFDQEQQLAAVDDELKKLQSSIEEQEHRIRNRESLVADTERMIQSHRIDIEAKKTEYVALKEAYASVRRTHQDALTQQAAVERSIRNGKERIGRLLGDIKQIEQDLQQRDHDGLSQVEQKKKQVETEKAQLTERNEELTSMIANAQREVDMMYNTVAHIKEAQEEKHHERLAKQNETSRIEKQLEQFESAPRSKLAVYGTNMPALDARIRQLHQQGKFSELPRGPLGQYIEVRNKKWSAIVETALGGCLSAFFVATQEDWRTLDALLKREFPDLQNRTIFTGRFVKELYDVRKACVQEQDGTHLLMNLIKVNDPVVMNRLIDSAAIDTILVSEHQATAIQLTSEIENVPQNLSKVIVAEPCSEFFPQPKYRSYGLQQKPPRYLQVSLDELKRHTQHRKEQLQREVVELKAVYDRETERLQELMRKLHQQQQHRQKLQRELLANEQQLQQLATVVFEGETEEATLKAELEHSRSMIGKLEGGIRDEQAKLDDIRKTVQEHEQQVQEKKNAMSAIEAEIARIQHRVDEEQRKRHDLQTNHKVKRQALDRATENMRERKQTRVALKTAVEQAVQEALAKAERPNDPAAIQSVDQLKRKIHSTDKRIRQINATQERLEDVRDELESKTRERDDVIRYATALRNITTLMNDIRKSRFNYLCHLTSHMSLRVKHKFMRIMQIRNYVGSIKFDQEQCKLALSVVPRDSNIQNAVSTTKSLSGGERSYATVAFLISLWSCVDTPFFFLDEYDVFTDQVNRHTITRLLLNEASKKPDRQFCFLTPQDMSEVKATEDLTIHRMEDPQRC; encoded by the exons ATGCACGAAACGCGGAAAAGAACACACTTGCCGAACGATTCTGCCATCAACTCATCGCAGCAGGCAAAGCGGCACCGGACAGATgatggcaacaacaacaacagtcgcACAGCGACGGAAGGCAAC ACGATTGCCGGGACGCAGACGGAACAGCCCGAGATGGTGCGCAACGGCAAGGTGCTAAAGATAGTGCTGAAGAACTTTATGTGCCACCGGCATTTGGCGGTAGAGTTTAACAAGCGCGCCAACCTGTTGGTCGGCAAGAATGGCAGCGGAAAAAGTGCCATACTGGCCGCCCTCACCATCGGGCTTGGTTGCAACGCGGGACAGACGAATCGGTGCAACAGTTTGAAGGATTTGATCAAGCACGGCGAATCGCAGGCCGTGATCGAGATCCACCTCGAAAACACATGCTTCGACGCGTACGAAAGGGAACGGTACGGAAGGCGCATCATCTGCGAGCGCACGATCCAAGCGTCCGGTGCTGGGGCGTACAAGCTGAAGAACGAGCACGGCCACGTGGTAACGACGAGCCGGGCCGAGCTGCTGAAAGTGCTGCTCGCGTTCAACATCCAGGTGGACAACCCGATCTGCGTGCTGAATCAAGATTTGGCCCGTTCGCTGTTGAAAGATTCGGACGAAAGCAAACAGTACACGTTCTTCTCGAAAGCGACGCAGATCGATAGCATCAAGCAGAAGCTGAACGATTGTGCCACGATCGCCAAGCAGGCCCGCAACGTGTTGTCGGTGAAAGAGAAGAGCCTAAAGTATCTATCCGACGAGATTGAGTTGCTGGAGGAAAAGCAGGCGAATCTCGAATCGGCCGGAAGGTTGGGCGAGCTGATGGGCGAACTGCAAGCGCATCTGGCTTGGCGTGTCGCGTTCGATCAGGAGCAGCAGCTGGCGGCCGTGGACGATGAGCTGAAAAAGTTACAGTCGTCGATCGAAGAGCAGGAGCATCGGATACGCAACCGGGAATCGTTGGTAGCCGATACGGAGCGAATGATTCAGTCGCATCGGATCGACATCGAGGCCAAGAAGACAGAGTACGTTGCGCTGAAGGAAGCGTACGCGTCCGTCCGTCGGACGCACCAGGACGCGTTGACGCAGCAGGCTGCCGTGGAGCGGAGCATACGGAATGGCAAGGAACGCATCGGCAGGCTGCTGGGCGATATCAAGCAGATCGAGCAGGACTTGCAGCAACGGGACCATGA CGGACTCAGCCAGGTGgagcaaaagaagaagcaggtgGAGACGGAAAAGGCGCAGCTCACCGAACGCAACGAGGAGCTAACGTCTATGATCGCAAATGCCCAGCGCGAGGTGGACATGATGTACAACACGGTGGCCCACATAAAGGAGGCACAGGAGGAGAAGCATCACGAACGGTTGGccaagcaaaacgaaacgtcCCGCATCGAGAAGCAGCTCGAGCAGTTCGAGTCGGCACCGCGCAGCAAGTTGGCCGTGTACGGGACTAATATGCCAGCGCTCGACGCACGCATTCGGCAGCTGCACCAGCAGGGCAAGTTTTCCGAGCTACCGCGTGGTCCGCTCGGCCAGTACATCGAGGTGCGGAACAAAAAGTGGAGCGCCATCGTCGAAACCGCACTCGGCGGCTGTCTGTCGGCGTTCTTCGTCGCGACGCAGGAAGATTGGCGCACGCTCGACGCGCTGCTGAAGCGTGAGTTTCCCGACCTGCAGAACCGAACCATCTTTACCGGCCGGTTCGTGAAGGAGCTGTACGATGTGCGGAAGGCGTGCGTGCAGGAGCAGGACGGGACGCATCTGCTGATGAACCTGATCAAGGTGAACGATCCGGTGGTGATGAATCGGTTGATCGACAGCGCAGCGATCGACACCATCCTCGTGTCCGAGCATCAGGCCACCGCAATACAGCTGACGAGCGAGATCGAGAATGTGCCGCAGAACCTGAGCAAGGTGATCGTGGCGGAACCGTGCTCGGAGTTTTTCCCCCAGCCCAAGTATCGGTCGTACGGGTTGCAGCAGAAACCGCCGCGCTATCTGCAGGTCAGCCTGGACGAGCTGAAGCGCCACACGCAGCACCGCAAAGAGCAGCTGCAGCGCGAGGTGGTCGAGCTGAAAGCGGTGTACGATAGGGAGACCGAACGGTTGCAGGAGCTGATGCGCAAgctgcaccagcagcagcaacaccgccAGAAGCTGCAGCGCGAGCTGCTAGCAaacgagcagcagctgcagcagctggcCACGGTCGTGTTCGAGGGAGAGACGGAGGAGGCTACGCTGAAGGCGGAACTCGAACATTCCCGGTCGATGATAGGCAAGCTGGAGGGTGGCATCAGGGACGAGCAGGCCAAGCTGGACGACATACGGAAGACGGTGCAGGAGCACGAGCAGCAGGtgcaggagaagaaaaatgccATGTCTGCGATCGAGGCGGAAATCGCTCGCATCCAGCACCGGGTCGACGAGGAGCAACGGAAGCGGCACGATCTGCAAACGAACCACAAGGTGAAGCGGCAAGCGCTGGATCGTGCCACGGAAAATATGCGCGAACGCAAGCAGACCCGGGTGGCGCTAAAGACGGCGGTGGAACAGGCGGTGCAGGAAGCACTTGCCAAAGCCGAACGGCCGAACGACCCGGCCGCGATCCAATCGGTCGATCAGTTGAAAAGAAAGATTCATTCCACCGACAAACGGATCCG GCAGATAAATGCGACCCAGGAAAGGCTGGAGGACGTCCGGGATGAGCTGGAAAGCAAAACGCGCGAACGGGACGACGTGATCCGGTACGCGACAGCACTCCGCAACATAACGACACTGATGAATGACATCCGCAAGTCGCGGTTCAACTATCTGTGCCATCTGACCTCACACATGTCGCTGCGTGTGAAGCATAAGTTTATG AGAATCATGCAAATTCGCAACTACGTCGGTTCGATCAAGTTCGACCAGGAGCAGTGTAAGCTGGCCCTGTCGGTTGTGCCACGGGACAGTAACATCCAGAATGCCGTTTCGACCACGAAATCTTTGTCCGGTGGGGAACGGTCGTACGCGACCGTTGCCTTCCTGATTTCGCTCTGGTCGTGCGTGGACACACCGTTCTTCTTTCTGGACGAGTACGACGTGTTTACCGATCAGGTGAACCGACACACcattacgcgcctgctgctgaACGAGGCAAGCAAAAAACCGGACCGCCAGTTTTGCTTCCTCACGCCGCAGGACATGAGCGAGGTGAAGGCAACGGAGGATTTGACCATCCATCG CATGGAAGACCCGCAACGGTGTTGA
- the LOC118502353 gene encoding structural maintenance of chromosomes protein 6 isoform X1 codes for MHETRKRTHLPNDSAINSSQQAKRHRTDDGNNNNSRTATEGNQTIAGTQTEQPEMVRNGKVLKIVLKNFMCHRHLAVEFNKRANLLVGKNGSGKSAILAALTIGLGCNAGQTNRCNSLKDLIKHGESQAVIEIHLENTCFDAYERERYGRRIICERTIQASGAGAYKLKNEHGHVVTTSRAELLKVLLAFNIQVDNPICVLNQDLARSLLKDSDESKQYTFFSKATQIDSIKQKLNDCATIAKQARNVLSVKEKSLKYLSDEIELLEEKQANLESAGRLGELMGELQAHLAWRVAFDQEQQLAAVDDELKKLQSSIEEQEHRIRNRESLVADTERMIQSHRIDIEAKKTEYVALKEAYASVRRTHQDALTQQAAVERSIRNGKERIGRLLGDIKQIEQDLQQRDHDGLSQVEQKKKQVETEKAQLTERNEELTSMIANAQREVDMMYNTVAHIKEAQEEKHHERLAKQNETSRIEKQLEQFESAPRSKLAVYGTNMPALDARIRQLHQQGKFSELPRGPLGQYIEVRNKKWSAIVETALGGCLSAFFVATQEDWRTLDALLKREFPDLQNRTIFTGRFVKELYDVRKACVQEQDGTHLLMNLIKVNDPVVMNRLIDSAAIDTILVSEHQATAIQLTSEIENVPQNLSKVIVAEPCSEFFPQPKYRSYGLQQKPPRYLQVSLDELKRHTQHRKEQLQREVVELKAVYDRETERLQELMRKLHQQQQHRQKLQRELLANEQQLQQLATVVFEGETEEATLKAELEHSRSMIGKLEGGIRDEQAKLDDIRKTVQEHEQQVQEKKNAMSAIEAEIARIQHRVDEEQRKRHDLQTNHKVKRQALDRATENMRERKQTRVALKTAVEQAVQEALAKAERPNDPAAIQSVDQLKRKIHSTDKRIRQINATQERLEDVRDELESKTRERDDVIRYATALRNITTLMNDIRKSRFNYLCHLTSHMSLRVKHKFMRIMQIRNYVGSIKFDQEQCKLALSVVPRDSNIQNAVSTTKSLSGGERSYATVAFLISLWSCVDTPFFFLDEYDVFTDQVNRHTITRLLLNEASKKPDRQFCFLTPQDMSEVKATEDLTIHRMEDPQRC; via the exons ATGCACGAAACGCGGAAAAGAACACACTTGCCGAACGATTCTGCCATCAACTCATCGCAGCAGGCAAAGCGGCACCGGACAGATgatggcaacaacaacaacagtcgcACAGCGACGGAAGGCAAC CAGACGATTGCCGGGACGCAGACGGAACAGCCCGAGATGGTGCGCAACGGCAAGGTGCTAAAGATAGTGCTGAAGAACTTTATGTGCCACCGGCATTTGGCGGTAGAGTTTAACAAGCGCGCCAACCTGTTGGTCGGCAAGAATGGCAGCGGAAAAAGTGCCATACTGGCCGCCCTCACCATCGGGCTTGGTTGCAACGCGGGACAGACGAATCGGTGCAACAGTTTGAAGGATTTGATCAAGCACGGCGAATCGCAGGCCGTGATCGAGATCCACCTCGAAAACACATGCTTCGACGCGTACGAAAGGGAACGGTACGGAAGGCGCATCATCTGCGAGCGCACGATCCAAGCGTCCGGTGCTGGGGCGTACAAGCTGAAGAACGAGCACGGCCACGTGGTAACGACGAGCCGGGCCGAGCTGCTGAAAGTGCTGCTCGCGTTCAACATCCAGGTGGACAACCCGATCTGCGTGCTGAATCAAGATTTGGCCCGTTCGCTGTTGAAAGATTCGGACGAAAGCAAACAGTACACGTTCTTCTCGAAAGCGACGCAGATCGATAGCATCAAGCAGAAGCTGAACGATTGTGCCACGATCGCCAAGCAGGCCCGCAACGTGTTGTCGGTGAAAGAGAAGAGCCTAAAGTATCTATCCGACGAGATTGAGTTGCTGGAGGAAAAGCAGGCGAATCTCGAATCGGCCGGAAGGTTGGGCGAGCTGATGGGCGAACTGCAAGCGCATCTGGCTTGGCGTGTCGCGTTCGATCAGGAGCAGCAGCTGGCGGCCGTGGACGATGAGCTGAAAAAGTTACAGTCGTCGATCGAAGAGCAGGAGCATCGGATACGCAACCGGGAATCGTTGGTAGCCGATACGGAGCGAATGATTCAGTCGCATCGGATCGACATCGAGGCCAAGAAGACAGAGTACGTTGCGCTGAAGGAAGCGTACGCGTCCGTCCGTCGGACGCACCAGGACGCGTTGACGCAGCAGGCTGCCGTGGAGCGGAGCATACGGAATGGCAAGGAACGCATCGGCAGGCTGCTGGGCGATATCAAGCAGATCGAGCAGGACTTGCAGCAACGGGACCATGA CGGACTCAGCCAGGTGgagcaaaagaagaagcaggtgGAGACGGAAAAGGCGCAGCTCACCGAACGCAACGAGGAGCTAACGTCTATGATCGCAAATGCCCAGCGCGAGGTGGACATGATGTACAACACGGTGGCCCACATAAAGGAGGCACAGGAGGAGAAGCATCACGAACGGTTGGccaagcaaaacgaaacgtcCCGCATCGAGAAGCAGCTCGAGCAGTTCGAGTCGGCACCGCGCAGCAAGTTGGCCGTGTACGGGACTAATATGCCAGCGCTCGACGCACGCATTCGGCAGCTGCACCAGCAGGGCAAGTTTTCCGAGCTACCGCGTGGTCCGCTCGGCCAGTACATCGAGGTGCGGAACAAAAAGTGGAGCGCCATCGTCGAAACCGCACTCGGCGGCTGTCTGTCGGCGTTCTTCGTCGCGACGCAGGAAGATTGGCGCACGCTCGACGCGCTGCTGAAGCGTGAGTTTCCCGACCTGCAGAACCGAACCATCTTTACCGGCCGGTTCGTGAAGGAGCTGTACGATGTGCGGAAGGCGTGCGTGCAGGAGCAGGACGGGACGCATCTGCTGATGAACCTGATCAAGGTGAACGATCCGGTGGTGATGAATCGGTTGATCGACAGCGCAGCGATCGACACCATCCTCGTGTCCGAGCATCAGGCCACCGCAATACAGCTGACGAGCGAGATCGAGAATGTGCCGCAGAACCTGAGCAAGGTGATCGTGGCGGAACCGTGCTCGGAGTTTTTCCCCCAGCCCAAGTATCGGTCGTACGGGTTGCAGCAGAAACCGCCGCGCTATCTGCAGGTCAGCCTGGACGAGCTGAAGCGCCACACGCAGCACCGCAAAGAGCAGCTGCAGCGCGAGGTGGTCGAGCTGAAAGCGGTGTACGATAGGGAGACCGAACGGTTGCAGGAGCTGATGCGCAAgctgcaccagcagcagcaacaccgccAGAAGCTGCAGCGCGAGCTGCTAGCAaacgagcagcagctgcagcagctggcCACGGTCGTGTTCGAGGGAGAGACGGAGGAGGCTACGCTGAAGGCGGAACTCGAACATTCCCGGTCGATGATAGGCAAGCTGGAGGGTGGCATCAGGGACGAGCAGGCCAAGCTGGACGACATACGGAAGACGGTGCAGGAGCACGAGCAGCAGGtgcaggagaagaaaaatgccATGTCTGCGATCGAGGCGGAAATCGCTCGCATCCAGCACCGGGTCGACGAGGAGCAACGGAAGCGGCACGATCTGCAAACGAACCACAAGGTGAAGCGGCAAGCGCTGGATCGTGCCACGGAAAATATGCGCGAACGCAAGCAGACCCGGGTGGCGCTAAAGACGGCGGTGGAACAGGCGGTGCAGGAAGCACTTGCCAAAGCCGAACGGCCGAACGACCCGGCCGCGATCCAATCGGTCGATCAGTTGAAAAGAAAGATTCATTCCACCGACAAACGGATCCG GCAGATAAATGCGACCCAGGAAAGGCTGGAGGACGTCCGGGATGAGCTGGAAAGCAAAACGCGCGAACGGGACGACGTGATCCGGTACGCGACAGCACTCCGCAACATAACGACACTGATGAATGACATCCGCAAGTCGCGGTTCAACTATCTGTGCCATCTGACCTCACACATGTCGCTGCGTGTGAAGCATAAGTTTATG AGAATCATGCAAATTCGCAACTACGTCGGTTCGATCAAGTTCGACCAGGAGCAGTGTAAGCTGGCCCTGTCGGTTGTGCCACGGGACAGTAACATCCAGAATGCCGTTTCGACCACGAAATCTTTGTCCGGTGGGGAACGGTCGTACGCGACCGTTGCCTTCCTGATTTCGCTCTGGTCGTGCGTGGACACACCGTTCTTCTTTCTGGACGAGTACGACGTGTTTACCGATCAGGTGAACCGACACACcattacgcgcctgctgctgaACGAGGCAAGCAAAAAACCGGACCGCCAGTTTTGCTTCCTCACGCCGCAGGACATGAGCGAGGTGAAGGCAACGGAGGATTTGACCATCCATCG CATGGAAGACCCGCAACGGTGTTGA